A single region of the Leptodactylus fuscus isolate aLepFus1 chromosome 5, aLepFus1.hap2, whole genome shotgun sequence genome encodes:
- the KDM7A gene encoding lysine-specific demethylase 7A produces MAGAAPVYCVCRQPYDVSRFMIECDICKDWFHSSCVKVEEHQAADIDLYHCPNCEVLHGPSQLKKRRNWHRHDYTEAEDGTKPVQAGTRTFVQQLRARSFPSADDIILRMNGSHLTQRYLEKHGFNSPIIVQQMDGLGLRLPPPTFSVMDVERYVGGDKIIDVIDVARQADSKMKLRNFVKYFMNPDRPKVLNVISLEFSDTKMSELVKVPDIGKKLSWVENYWPDDSVFTKPFVQKYCLMGVEDSYTDFHIDFGGTSVWYHVLWGEKIFYLIKPTDENLALYESWSSSVTQSEEFFGDKVDNCYKCVLKQGHTLFLPTGWIHAVLTSQDCMAFGGNFLHNLNIGMQLRCYEMEKRLKTPDLFKFPFFEAICWFVAKNLLETLKELREDGFHPPNYLKQGVKALISALKSWMKKESVAEHAFEIPENIRPGNLVKELSKVIRSVEEEGSKPVKSQEIHGLCPLSRSSHEKSSHHSKRKARRLRDHVNKAPSNLDILEHHTREVLKRLEMSPWEEDMGTYKLNMKSLQPSSTVPDKKAKDNDVRLLLSNGRIVRDERQPFTDRSLYTADSEDEDDRARSKKTKDFKLEKPCSSSEADDKAENQKPLNMFFESVKSELRYGASEYSDISDSEGSEANCTNQKSASEDSDSSGNEQPEEEEDSADVKEDTETTCEEDHCWSASETPPKSEYPSSTSTVEDAVEGMLTMASLHYPSRSPAEARNTGCKIGLVYPQLHIKFSQEKLDSQEPKLLNNGHREDEDAGLTTSDWISQMDSSCRTDPQDFCKAAKSQRREHSSESSGHPHKIKRYSESEGWDSPRYHHDEKYEQEGSLSSGDCDFSEGSLSPDRIYGDTSPTVPLHPTKRPASNPPPISNQATKGKRPKKGMATAKQRLGKILKLNRHGHARFFV; encoded by the exons CTGTGTAAAAGTTGAGGAGCATCAGGCGGCAGATATCGACCTCTACCACTGTCCGAACTGTGAAGTGCTTCACGGGCCCTCCCAGT tgaagaagaggaggaactGGCATAGGCATGACTACACCGAGGCAGAAGATGGCACAAAGCCAGTGCAAGCAGGAACGAGGACCTTCGTGCAGCAACTCAGAGCCCGGTCCTTCCCGAG CGCCGATGATATTATTCTACGGATGAACGGCAGCCACCTGACACAGCGGTACTTGGAGAAGCATGGATTCAACAGTCCCATCATCGTGCAGCAGATGGACGGCCTGGGCCTCAGACTGCCACCTCCCACCTTCTCAGTTATGGACGTGGAGCGCTACGTCG GTGGGGATAAGATCATCGACGTCATCGATGTGGCGAGACAAGCCGACAGCAAGATGAAGCTCCGAAACTTcgtaaaatacttcatgaaccCCGACCGACCCAAAGTATTAAACGTCATCAGCCTGGAGTTCTCTGACACCAA GATGTCGGAGCTGGTTAAAGTACCAGACATCGGAAAGAAGTTGTCTTGGGTGGAGAACTATTGGCCGGATGACTCCGTCTTCACAAAGCCCTTTGTTCAAAAGTATTGCTTGATGGGAGTGGAGGACAGCTACACGGATTTCCACATAGACTTTGGTGGAACTTCTGTCTGGTATCATGTCCTATGG GGAGAGAAAATTTTCTACTTGATCAAGCCGACAGATGAGAACCTGGCACTGTATGAATCGTGGAGCTCTTCAGTTACCCAAAGCGAAGAGTTTTTTGGGGACAAAGTGGATAACTGTTACAAGTGTGTGCTGAAACAGGGGCACACGCTCTTTCTCCCAACAG GCTGGATTCACGCTGTCCTCACCTCTCAGGATTGCATGGCCTTTGGTGGGAACTTTCTGCACAACCTAAACATTGGCATGCAGCTCAG GTGTTACGAGATGGAAAAGAGACTGAAGACCCCAGATCTCTTCAAGTTCCCTTTCTTTGAGGCAATTTGTTGGTTTGTGGCCAAAAACCTACTTGAAACCTTGAAAG AGCTAAGAGAAGATGGCTTCCATCCTCCAAATTATTTAAAGCAAGGCGTGAAGGCCTTAATATCTGCGCTAAAGAGCTGGATGAAGAAAGAG TCTGTAGCAGAACATGCTTTTGAGATCCCAGAAAACATCAGACCCGGGAATCTTGTGAAAGAGCTGTCTAAAGTGATTCGCAGTGTTGAG GAGGAGGGGAGCAAGCCAGTCAAATCTCAGGAAATCCATGGGCTGTGTCCACTCTCCCGATCCTCACACGAGAAGTCATCTCATCATTCCAAACGGAAAGCAAGGCGGCTGCGGGACCATGTGAACAAGGCCCCCTCCAACCTCGATATTCTGGAGCATCACACTAGGGAGGTGCTAAAAAGGTTGGAGATGTCTCCATGGGAAGAG GATATGGGCACTTATAAATTAAATATGAAATCACTACAGCCGTCTTCAACAGTGCCGGACAAGAAAGCCAAGGACAATGATGTCCGCCTGCTGCTTTCTAATGGAAGGATAGTAAG AGATGAGAGGCAGCCATTCACTGACCGTAGTCTTTACACTGCGGATAGTGAGGATGAAGACGATCGGGCCAGATCGAAAAAGACAAAGGACTTCAAATTGGAGAAGCCGTGTTCCAGCTCGGAGGCGGATGATAAAGCTGAAAATCAGAAACCACTAAATA TGTTTTTTGAAAGTGTCAAGTCAGAGCTCAGGTACGGGGCCTCAGAATACTCCGATATTTCTGATTCTGAAGGATCCGAAGCCAATTGCACTAACCAG AAAAGCGCCTCAGAGGATTCGGACAGCTCAGGCAATGAGcagccggaggaggaggaggactcgGCAGATGTCAAAGAGGATACAGAGACAACCTGTGAGGAAGATCACTGCTGGTCTGCTAGTGAAACGCCACCAAAAAG TGAATACCCTAGCTCGACCAGTACGGTGGAGGATGCAGTCGAGGGCATGCTCACTATGGCGTCTTTGCACTACCCCTCCCGATCTCCGGCAGAGGCGAGGAAcacaggctgcaaaataggactggTTTACCCCCAGTTGCACATCAAGTTCTCTCAGGAGAAGTTGGACTCGCAAGAGCCGAAATTGCTGAACAATG gTCACCGTGAGGATGAGGACGCAGGGCTGACCACCTCAGATTGGATTAGTCAGATGGATTCTTCTTGCAGGACAgatcctcag GACTTCTGCAAAGCTGCGAAATCTCAGAGACGAGAACATTCTTCAGAGTCCAGCGGCCACCCTCACAAGATTAAACGCTATTCCGAAAGCGAAGGATGGGACTCTCCAAGATATCACCATGATGAGAAATACGAACAAGAGGGCAGCTTGAGTTCTGGCGACTGTGACTTCAGCGAAGGAAGCCTGAGTCCAGACAGAATATATGGAGACACCTCACCGACTGTGCCCCTGCACCCAACAAAGAGACCTGCCTCAAACCCACCCCCTATTAGTAACCAGGCAACTAAAG GTAAACGGCCAAAGAAGGGCATGGCAACCGCCAAGCAACGCCTGGGTAAAATCCTGAAGCTCAATCGACATGGTCACGCGCGCTTCTTCGTTTGA